From a single Pelodiscus sinensis isolate JC-2024 chromosome 4, ASM4963464v1, whole genome shotgun sequence genomic region:
- the SLC25A47 gene encoding solute carrier family 25 member 47, whose protein sequence is MEFIAGAIGGGLCVAVGYPLDTVKVKVQTERSYNGIWHCIRETYKAEKVSGFYKGMSLSVCTVSLVSSFSFGAYRNFLYNICRLRYGTSDAKPSKVDISVAGCATGAVRVVLTSPTETAKVRMQTQKQSHCSVTASHLPKPKYQGPVHCLRMIVKEEGFRGLYKGCSALLCRDCHSFATYFLTYNMLCEWLTPAGKNKPDIPTVLISGGSAGALGWAVATPMDVIKSRMQVDNLGQCKYRGLIHCIRVSVREEGIRVLFTGLGLNCIRAFPVNMVVFVTYEAVMRLAERLMK, encoded by the exons ATGGAGTTCATTGCTGGAGCCATTGGAG GTGGCTTATGTGTTGCTGTAGGTTATCCACTGGATACAGTAAAG GTGAAAGTTCAGACAGAGAGGAGCTATAATGGAATTTGGCACTGCATTCGAGAAACATACAAAGCAGAGAAA GTATCGGGATTTTACAAAGGCATGTCACTGTCAGTCTGTACAGTGTCGCTTGTTTCTTCTTTTTCATTTGGCGCATACAGAAACTTCCTTTATAACATCTGCAGATTAAGATACGGCACTTCAGATGCAAAACCATCAAAAGTGGATATTTCTGTTGCAGGATGTGCTACTGGTGCTGTTCGG GTGGTGCTAACATCGCCAACTGAGACAGCTAAAGTTCGAATGCAAACTCAGAAGCAATCACATTGCTCAGTTACAGCTTCCCACCTCCCTAAGCCCAAGTATCAAGGTCCTGTGCATTGTCTGAGGATGATAGTGAAGGAGGAAGGCTTTCGAGGCCTATACAAAGGTTGTTCAGCATTACTGTGCCGGGACTGCCACTCATTTGCAACATATTTCCTAACCTATAATATGCTATGTGAGTGGCTGACTCCAGCTGGAAAAAATAAACCAG ACATACCGACAGTGCTTATTTCTGGTGGCAGTGCTGGAGCATTGGGGTGGGCCGTGGCTACTCCTATGGATGTAATTAAATCGCGGATGCAAGTAGATAACTTGGGACAGTGCAAGTACAGAGGACTCATACACTGCATCAGAGTAAGTGTGAGAGAAGAAGGAATAAGAGTTCTTTTCACAGGACTTGGATTAAACTGCATTCGTGCTTTTCCTGTGAACATGGTGGTATTTGTAACATATGAAGCTGTAATGAGACTTGCAGAACGTCTTATGAAGTAA